A region from the Lates calcarifer isolate ASB-BC8 linkage group LG2, TLL_Latcal_v3, whole genome shotgun sequence genome encodes:
- the cmtm4 gene encoding CKLF-like MARVEL transmembrane domain-containing protein 4, which translates to MRTTEETEGFDGEASNTSMISGASSPYQPTTEPVHSRNVLGGIRCDMEYLKSYFGILKVVEVVLSLIGFICIETIMMCSPCGGVYFFEFVSCSAFVVTGVLLLIFSLNLHTKVPHVNWSLTDLVNTAASTFFFFLSSLVLACINHNTGAEIAAVIFGFIVTLVYGINTFLAVRRWRLGNGCQGAPQTSEYMRARTASRGEMEARPELA; encoded by the exons ATGAGGACCACCGAGGAGACGGAGGGCTTTGACGGCGAGGCCTCCAACACTTCCATGATCTCCGGGGCCAGTAGCCCGTATCAACCCACCACCGAGCCCGTCCACTCAAGGAACGTTTTGGGTGGGATAAGGTGCGACATGGAGTACCTCAAGTCATACTTTGGAATTTTAAAGGTGGTTGAAGTG gTCCTATCACTCATTGGATTCATCTGCATAGAGACTATCATGATGTGTTCTCCCTGTGGAGGGGTCTACTTCTTTGAGTTTGTCAGCTGCAGTGCCTTCGTAGTGACAGGAGTCCTCCTCCTGATCTTCAGTCTCAACCTGCACACCAAGGTGCCCCATGTCAACTGGAGCCTCACG GACCTGGTTAACACTGCTGCCagcaccttcttcttcttcttgtcatcTCTCGTGTTGGCCTGCATCAACCACAATACTGGAGCTGAAATAGCAGCAGTG ATCTTTGGCTTCATAGTGACACTTGTGTATGGGATAAACACCTTCCTGGCAGTAAGGAGGTGGCGCCTCGGCAATGGGTGTCAAGGGGCACCTCAGACCAGCGAGTACATGCGAGCACGCACAGCATCTCGCGGAGAAATGGAAGCACGACCTGAGCTTGCGTGA